A stretch of Acidobacteriota bacterium DNA encodes these proteins:
- a CDS encoding RNA polymerase sigma factor yields the protein MAESNALFLACHQGLVKYLTGAVGNADTARDLAQDVFVRVAAANALPTTEEGRRAWVFHIARNIAIDHHRRQKLRQVEPITIEPVVSAGGSADTALIVNQALAALDDLARDVFLMREVAGLSYTEIADACNLTPNAVRSRIHRARLELREYLQQPISAARARPLRAGFPIDRRTNNA from the coding sequence ATGGCTGAATCCAACGCCTTGTTTCTGGCCTGTCATCAGGGACTCGTGAAATACCTCACGGGCGCCGTGGGCAATGCTGACACGGCCAGGGACCTGGCGCAGGATGTGTTCGTGCGAGTGGCGGCGGCGAACGCGCTCCCGACGACTGAAGAAGGCCGGCGGGCCTGGGTGTTCCACATCGCCCGCAACATCGCTATCGATCATCACAGACGCCAGAAACTCCGGCAGGTGGAGCCGATCACGATCGAGCCCGTCGTCAGCGCCGGCGGGTCCGCGGATACCGCGCTCATCGTGAACCAGGCTCTGGCGGCGCTCGATGACCTCGCTCGCGATGTGTTTCTGATGCGCGAAGTGGCGGGCCTGAGTTACACGGAGATCGCCGACGCCTGCAACCTGACGCCGAATGCCGTCCGATCGCGAATCCATCGAGCCCGGCTTGAGCTGCGCGAATACCTCCAACAACCGATTTCCGCGGCCCGCGCACGGCCGCTGCGTGCGGGTTTCCCTATCGACCGAAGGACCAACAATGCATGA
- a CDS encoding four helix bundle protein — protein MGVRHVEELRAFQHARAFKCAVYALVRASPDANADFKYRGQLFESAASAEMNIAEGWRRFGAGEIAQFLRFSRASLEEAEHRLRDGVDRGYFTMEACGPAFDHARKCGAATMALWKSLQPFVKKPQKSGRP, from the coding sequence ATGGGAGTGCGGCACGTTGAAGAGCTGAGGGCGTTCCAGCACGCGAGAGCGTTCAAGTGCGCAGTCTACGCGCTCGTGCGGGCCAGTCCCGACGCGAACGCCGACTTCAAGTACAGGGGCCAGCTGTTTGAATCGGCGGCTAGCGCAGAGATGAATATTGCTGAGGGCTGGCGCCGCTTTGGCGCGGGAGAGATTGCACAGTTCCTGCGTTTCTCGCGCGCGTCATTGGAAGAGGCCGAGCATCGGCTTCGGGATGGCGTAGACCGTGGCTATTTCACGATGGAGGCCTGTGGTCCGGCATTCGACCACGCCAGAAAATGTGGTGCCGCCACAATGGCACTCTGGAAGAGCCTCCAACCGTTCGTCAAAAAGCCGCAGAAGTCCGGGAGGCCGTAA
- a CDS encoding DUF2911 domain-containing protein, which yields MVKRLLVCGVVAVMGVALAAQAPANRPASGRGQASTQIGGDWVKGERSSTYQGGKWIDVTYGRPVLRQRANIFGTGADYGKTLNAGAPVWRAGADQSTRFKTDVALDFAGKALPAGEYSMYIGLAEKEWTFVLSSWPAQQKYDPANKTELWGAYNYTADRDVLRVPMKLDALPYSVDEFTIAFVDMTKTGGRLAVMWDRTMASVAFKTQ from the coding sequence ATGGTGAAGCGGTTATTGGTGTGTGGTGTGGTGGCGGTGATGGGTGTGGCGCTTGCGGCGCAGGCACCGGCGAATCGGCCGGCGAGTGGCCGGGGTCAGGCCTCGACGCAGATCGGTGGCGACTGGGTCAAGGGCGAACGCAGCTCGACGTATCAGGGCGGCAAGTGGATCGACGTCACGTACGGTCGGCCCGTGTTGCGGCAGCGCGCGAATATCTTCGGCACCGGGGCCGACTACGGCAAGACGCTGAACGCCGGTGCGCCGGTCTGGCGTGCGGGCGCGGACCAGTCCACACGGTTCAAGACTGACGTGGCGCTCGACTTCGCCGGCAAAGCCCTGCCGGCCGGTGAGTATTCGATGTACATCGGCCTCGCCGAAAAGGAGTGGACGTTCGTGCTCTCTTCCTGGCCCGCGCAGCAGAAGTACGACCCGGCCAACAAGACCGAACTCTGGGGCGCCTACAACTACACGGCGGACCGCGACGTCCTTCGCGTGCCGATGAAGCTCGACGCGCTGCCGTACTCGGTTGATGAGTTCACGATCGCCTTCGTGGACATGACCAAGACCGGTGGCCGCCTCGCGGTCATGTGGGACAGGACGATGGCGTCGGTCGCGTTCAAGACGCAATAG
- a CDS encoding leukotriene A4 hydrolase C-terminal domain-containing protein: MSPRTGIWAEPSVVEAAAREFEDTEQMVAATEKLYGPYRWGRYDLLVLPPSFPFGGMENPRLTFATPTVIAGDKSLVSLVAHELAHSWSGNLVTNATWPDFWLNEGFTTYLERRIIEALYGKDRADMEAMIGVADLADSRSTITVPRDKTLLPDMTGRDPDDAYSSVAYEQGALFLRFLEDKYGRQEFDTFLRKWFDTHAFQSATTESFLAFLKAELMARAPGAVTDAQVQEWLRSEGVPAFAVLPKSDAFVRVEAARDAWLAGAPIATLASASKSWSAHEWIHFVDALPRTLTPAQMRALDGQFGFTKSGNSEIAHAWFRLAIATRYTQAYAAMEDYMVRIGRRKLILPLYRDLAATPEGKALAVRIFAKARDGYHPMARTAVQDVVK; the protein is encoded by the coding sequence ATGAGCCCGCGCACCGGCATCTGGGCGGAGCCTTCCGTGGTGGAGGCCGCGGCGCGGGAGTTTGAAGATACCGAACAGATGGTGGCCGCTACCGAGAAGCTGTATGGGCCGTACCGGTGGGGCCGGTATGACCTGCTGGTGTTGCCGCCGTCATTTCCGTTCGGTGGGATGGAGAATCCTCGGCTGACGTTTGCCACGCCGACAGTGATCGCCGGCGACAAGTCTCTCGTCTCTCTCGTGGCTCACGAACTTGCGCACTCCTGGTCGGGCAACCTCGTGACCAACGCCACGTGGCCCGACTTCTGGCTCAACGAAGGATTTACCACCTACCTTGAGCGCCGCATTATCGAAGCGCTGTACGGGAAGGATCGGGCCGACATGGAAGCGATGATTGGCGTAGCCGACCTCGCAGACTCGCGATCGACCATCACCGTGCCGCGCGACAAGACGCTGCTGCCCGACATGACCGGCCGGGATCCGGACGACGCGTACTCGTCGGTGGCGTACGAACAAGGCGCGTTGTTTCTCAGGTTCCTGGAAGACAAGTACGGACGCCAGGAGTTCGACACGTTTCTGCGGAAGTGGTTCGACACGCACGCCTTCCAGAGCGCCACGACGGAGAGCTTCCTTGCGTTTTTAAAGGCCGAGCTCATGGCGCGCGCGCCGGGCGCGGTCACCGACGCCCAGGTGCAGGAGTGGCTGCGCTCGGAAGGTGTGCCCGCCTTTGCGGTGCTGCCGAAGTCCGATGCGTTTGTCAGGGTGGAAGCCGCGCGCGACGCCTGGCTTGCCGGCGCGCCCATTGCGACGCTCGCGTCTGCGTCGAAGTCGTGGTCGGCGCATGAGTGGATTCACTTTGTGGATGCGCTGCCGCGCACGCTGACTCCGGCGCAAATGCGGGCGCTCGACGGGCAGTTTGGGTTCACGAAGTCAGGCAACTCGGAGATTGCGCACGCCTGGTTCAGGCTCGCAATCGCCACGCGCTATACACAGGCGTACGCGGCGATGGAAGACTACATGGTCCGCATCGGACGCCGGAAGCTCATCCTCCCCCTGTATCGCGACCTGGCCGCGACGCCCGAGGGCAAGGCCCTGGCGGTCCGCATTTTCGCCAAGGCGAGAGACGGGTATCATCCAATGGCAAGAACAGCGGTGCAGGACGTGGTGAAATAG
- the pssA gene encoding CDP-diacylglycerol--serine O-phosphatidyltransferase — translation MSKRPSMLRSYTWADLLTLANAGCGTVTIFACLSYLAGDQERWLWTAFALPVLALVFDALDGWVARLDVRHKSVMGAELDSLADIVSFGVAPAVLAYTLGLRGLWDAICLILFVCAGISRLARYNVTSNALTDSATGKVRYFEGTPIPTSVFLVVVMAVLFAFDLTGSNFVGGHVNLLGRQFHPFSLLFLLNGSLMISTIKVPKP, via the coding sequence ATGAGCAAAAGGCCGTCGATGCTCCGTTCGTACACCTGGGCTGATCTGCTCACCCTGGCCAACGCAGGGTGCGGTACGGTGACGATCTTCGCCTGCCTGAGCTATCTAGCGGGTGATCAGGAACGCTGGCTCTGGACGGCATTTGCCCTCCCTGTGCTGGCGCTCGTGTTTGATGCGCTCGACGGGTGGGTGGCGCGTCTGGACGTGCGCCATAAGTCCGTGATGGGCGCCGAACTGGATTCTCTGGCCGACATCGTGTCGTTCGGCGTGGCGCCCGCCGTGCTGGCCTACACGCTCGGCCTGCGTGGGTTGTGGGACGCGATCTGCCTCATTCTGTTTGTGTGCGCCGGCATCAGCCGCCTGGCGCGATACAACGTGACATCGAACGCACTGACCGACAGTGCCACAGGGAAAGTCCGCTACTTCGAAGGAACGCCGATTCCCACGAGTGTCTTCCTGGTGGTGGTGATGGCGGTGCTGTTTGCGTTTGACCTCACCGGATCAAACTTCGTGGGCGGCCACGTGAATCTCCTCGGCCGGCAGTTCCACCCGTTCTCGCTGCTGTTCCTGCTGAACGGAAGCCTGATGATCAGCACCATCAAGGTGCCGAAGCCCTGA
- a CDS encoding DUF2892 domain-containing protein yields the protein MSSLLKVNEHPMERVARVVLGVALVGMAAMGTIGAWGYIGVVPILTGALGTCPLYTLLGVSTCPVKTRT from the coding sequence ATGAGCAGCCTGCTAAAAGTGAACGAACATCCAATGGAACGTGTGGCGAGGGTCGTCCTGGGCGTGGCCCTTGTCGGCATGGCGGCGATGGGCACCATCGGCGCGTGGGGCTACATCGGCGTGGTGCCGATTCTGACCGGGGCCCTGGGCACGTGCCCGCTGTACACGCTGCTTGGAGTCTCAACCTGCCCGGTCAAGACCCGAACCTGA
- a CDS encoding cytochrome c-type biogenesis protein CcmH yields MTRLRGWMVWMMVFGSVAVGATDPEREAREIEDLLMAPCCFRQQVSVHQSPTANEVRRDIRTRLAKGENREVILAAYVAEHGPGVLVVPPAHGSNLVLYVLPPLALVGSVLLIVGVIRRFSAPGETTAPPEARPAADDRALNEQLTDDLRDLD; encoded by the coding sequence ATGACACGGCTGCGCGGCTGGATGGTCTGGATGATGGTCTTCGGCAGCGTCGCGGTGGGCGCAACCGACCCTGAACGGGAGGCCCGCGAGATCGAGGACCTGTTGATGGCGCCCTGCTGCTTCCGGCAGCAGGTATCGGTGCATCAGTCACCCACGGCCAACGAGGTGCGTCGCGACATCCGGACCCGGTTGGCGAAGGGCGAGAATCGAGAGGTCATCCTTGCCGCGTATGTCGCCGAGCATGGCCCTGGAGTCCTCGTGGTGCCGCCGGCGCACGGCAGCAACCTCGTGCTGTACGTATTGCCGCCGCTGGCACTCGTGGGTAGCGTCCTCCTGATCGTCGGCGTGATTCGCCGCTTCAGCGCGCCGGGTGAGACTACGGCCCCTCCCGAAGCGCGCCCGGCAGCAGACGACCGCGCGCTCAACGAACAACTGACCGACGACCTTCGAGACCTTGACTAG
- a CDS encoding M1 family metallopeptidase, translating into MTSRLILSVLILGTMIVEPAALSAQNAAAAAAQLQNASPRAIRRDVPLTNAIRRAIDAGTRDLTGRPGSNYWQLETDFTIEARLDPATQTITGTETIVIHNNSAAPLNELVMRLDHNIFRGLVPRGMSVPAENTDGMVVTRLAIDGTVIDLTPQTGGRRGGGAGAGGAPAQRSNAVTGLTQTVARISLANPIPAKGTARLEVAWRTKLPGGPAGSGHRMTQRWDDTLFQPTQWFPRLAKYDDMRGWDTSLYLGPSEFYNNFGKFDVKIDVPAGWIVSGTGVLQNPEQVLTATARQRLATVLSSDAIVTIVGPDEIGPGQATAPGERLVWHFAADKVNDFAWATAKKFVWQATRATIPTKGPVPIHMVFLPERAAQFANAGQITRHALEFYSKLWTPYPFPQLTLQDGPSAGMEYPMVINSNQGAADHEAAHQWWPMMVGTNETRYGWMDEGFNQYMNVLSAADSRGVPANLNGAGQSYGRTSGSEDEPAMMWSANDAGVMYGFQTYSKAPLMLSMLGGIVGDEAVQHAMSEYSKAWAFKHPSPWDYVFFMNNALKQDLGWFWYYWLWTTESVDGRIANVATAGARTTVTVRQDGQMPSPVVLKVKFTAPGQLPRPVANATVKLLDPQTALITWPVDVWFNGSRTFSAAFDSAGRVIETITLDPSCRFPDRDPNDNVWPAPTTPLAPGARAYQCG; encoded by the coding sequence ATGACCTCACGCCTTATCCTCAGCGTCCTCATCCTGGGAACGATGATTGTCGAACCGGCCGCGCTTTCGGCCCAGAACGCGGCCGCAGCGGCCGCCCAACTCCAGAATGCCTCGCCGCGGGCGATCCGCCGCGATGTGCCGCTGACCAACGCGATTCGGCGCGCCATTGACGCCGGCACCCGCGATCTCACTGGGCGGCCCGGCTCCAATTACTGGCAACTGGAGACCGACTTCACGATCGAGGCCCGGCTCGACCCGGCAACCCAGACCATCACCGGCACCGAGACCATCGTCATTCACAACAACAGTGCGGCGCCGTTGAACGAGTTGGTCATGCGGCTTGACCACAACATTTTCCGCGGCCTGGTGCCGCGCGGCATGTCAGTGCCGGCCGAGAACACAGACGGCATGGTCGTGACGCGCCTGGCCATCGATGGCACAGTCATCGACCTGACGCCTCAGACTGGCGGTCGCCGTGGTGGCGGTGCCGGCGCGGGCGGCGCGCCCGCTCAGCGTTCGAATGCCGTGACGGGGCTCACCCAGACCGTGGCGCGGATCAGTCTCGCGAATCCGATTCCTGCAAAAGGCACCGCGCGCCTGGAAGTGGCATGGCGTACGAAGTTGCCGGGTGGACCGGCTGGCAGCGGCCATCGCATGACCCAGCGTTGGGATGACACCCTGTTCCAGCCCACGCAATGGTTCCCGCGGCTGGCCAAGTACGACGACATGCGCGGTTGGGACACGAGCCTCTATCTTGGTCCGTCGGAGTTCTACAACAACTTCGGCAAGTTCGACGTGAAGATCGATGTGCCCGCCGGCTGGATCGTCAGCGGCACTGGCGTGCTGCAGAATCCGGAACAGGTGCTCACCGCCACGGCGCGCCAGCGCCTGGCCACCGTCCTCTCGTCCGACGCCATCGTCACCATCGTGGGTCCAGACGAGATTGGCCCAGGGCAGGCGACGGCTCCCGGTGAACGACTCGTGTGGCACTTTGCAGCCGACAAGGTCAACGACTTTGCGTGGGCCACGGCGAAGAAGTTTGTGTGGCAGGCCACACGCGCCACTATTCCCACCAAGGGCCCGGTGCCCATCCACATGGTGTTTCTGCCTGAGCGTGCCGCGCAGTTTGCCAATGCCGGCCAGATCACGCGTCACGCGCTCGAGTTTTACTCGAAGTTGTGGACGCCGTACCCGTTCCCGCAGCTGACGCTTCAGGACGGCCCCAGCGCGGGCATGGAATATCCGATGGTCATCAACTCGAACCAGGGCGCGGCCGACCATGAGGCGGCACACCAGTGGTGGCCGATGATGGTGGGCACGAACGAAACACGCTATGGCTGGATGGACGAAGGATTCAACCAGTACATGAATGTGCTGTCGGCCGCTGATTCGCGGGGTGTGCCGGCGAATCTGAACGGCGCAGGACAGAGTTACGGGCGTACGAGCGGCAGCGAAGACGAGCCGGCAATGATGTGGTCGGCGAATGATGCTGGCGTGATGTACGGCTTCCAGACCTACTCGAAGGCGCCGCTGATGCTGTCCATGCTCGGCGGCATTGTGGGAGACGAGGCTGTGCAGCACGCCATGAGCGAGTACTCGAAGGCATGGGCCTTCAAGCATCCCTCGCCGTGGGACTATGTCTTCTTCATGAACAACGCCCTCAAACAGGACCTGGGCTGGTTCTGGTACTACTGGCTCTGGACCACGGAGTCTGTCGATGGCCGCATCGCGAACGTCGCCACGGCCGGGGCGCGGACAACGGTGACGGTGCGGCAGGATGGCCAAATGCCGTCACCCGTGGTGTTGAAGGTGAAGTTCACGGCGCCCGGTCAGTTGCCGCGGCCTGTAGCGAATGCCACGGTGAAGTTGCTGGATCCGCAGACCGCGCTGATCACATGGCCGGTGGATGTGTGGTTCAACGGCAGCCGGACGTTCAGTGCGGCGTTTGACTCCGCCGGTCGCGTGATTGAGACGATCACACTGGATCCGTCGTGCCGCTTCCCCGACCGTGACCCGAACGACAACGTGTGGCCCGCTCCGACGACGCCCCTGGCGCCCGGCGCCCGCGCGTATCAGTGCGGGTGA
- a CDS encoding AI-2E family transporter, protein MTADTSFRKAFLLFLVVSMTLVMVVILKAFLMTIVAAAVLAGLLRPVYLRLLRLMRGHALAASGATVLLTLVVIVGPLIGIGGLVVGQAAGITENVRPIVEKSINSPSSYLGQKLQRLPGYERYLRPYRTQILTKAGEVVKSAGGFLMSSLSSGTLSTVSLIFNFFIALYAMFFFLIDGPKMLREILDHLPLRADEKVLLTERFMSITRATVKGTLVIGLIQGTMSGLAFWVAGIPNVAFWTVLMVVLSIIPLIGGALIWVPACIVLLATGQVGTAIGLALFCSLIVGSVDNLLRPWLVGRDTRLHDLIILFSTLGGLLVIGPLGFIVGPVLAGLFVTSWQIFGIAYREQLVDGAPLILNAEGAIAEK, encoded by the coding sequence ATGACCGCCGACACCTCGTTCCGCAAGGCCTTCCTCCTGTTCCTGGTCGTCAGCATGACCCTGGTGATGGTGGTCATCCTGAAGGCATTCCTGATGACGATCGTGGCCGCGGCGGTGTTGGCTGGCCTCTTGCGGCCAGTGTACCTGCGGTTGCTGCGGTTGATGCGTGGGCACGCATTGGCTGCGTCCGGCGCTACGGTTCTGCTGACGCTGGTCGTCATCGTCGGCCCATTGATCGGCATCGGCGGCCTGGTGGTGGGCCAGGCGGCCGGAATCACGGAGAACGTCCGGCCGATTGTTGAGAAGTCGATCAACTCGCCGTCTTCGTACCTGGGTCAGAAACTGCAGCGCCTGCCAGGCTATGAGCGTTACCTCAGACCGTATCGGACACAAATTCTGACCAAGGCCGGAGAAGTGGTGAAGTCAGCCGGCGGATTCCTGATGTCCTCGCTGTCGAGTGGCACGCTGAGCACCGTATCGTTGATCTTCAACTTCTTCATCGCCCTGTACGCGATGTTCTTCTTCCTCATCGACGGGCCAAAGATGCTGCGGGAGATACTGGACCACCTGCCATTGCGGGCCGATGAAAAAGTACTGCTCACCGAGCGCTTCATGTCGATCACCAGGGCCACGGTGAAGGGCACCCTGGTGATCGGTCTGATTCAAGGCACGATGTCCGGCCTGGCGTTCTGGGTGGCGGGTATCCCGAACGTGGCGTTCTGGACGGTGCTGATGGTCGTTCTCTCGATCATCCCGCTGATCGGCGGAGCGCTCATCTGGGTGCCTGCCTGCATCGTGTTACTGGCGACGGGTCAGGTGGGAACCGCCATTGGCCTCGCCCTGTTCTGCTCGTTGATCGTCGGTTCGGTGGACAACCTGCTGCGTCCGTGGCTGGTCGGCCGCGATACGAGGCTGCACGATCTCATCATCCTGTTCTCGACCCTGGGCGGCCTGCTGGTGATTGGACCACTCGGCTTCATCGTTGGCCCCGTGCTGGCGGGCCTCTTTGTCACGTCGTGGCAGATCTTCGGGATCGCCTACCGCGAACAACTCGTGGACGGCGCCCCGCTGATCCTGAACGCCGAAGGGGCGATCGCAGAGAAATAG
- the corA gene encoding magnesium/cobalt transporter CorA has protein sequence MLVNCVAYRLGERVADIPISDIRSHLTDPGCFVWVALKDPAPEEFERLQEEFNLHELAVEDASRGHQRPKIEEYGSSIFVVLHMIEAEGDELLTGEVAIFVGPQYVVSVRRNSRQGFTEVRRRCEEEPDLLKHGPAYVLYALMDTVVDRYFPLIDRLTREIEDIEERIFASNTTRAQVEALYTFKQRLMVLDHAINPLLEVTSKLHGGRVPPLCAGLQDYFRDVYDHLQRLKQSTDNLRDMVSTALSVNLSLITLQENEVTKRLAAYAALVAVPTMIAGVYGMNFRHMPELNSPYGYPLTVAAMVAIDLYLVFRFRKAKWL, from the coding sequence GTGCTGGTCAACTGCGTGGCATATCGTCTGGGTGAGCGGGTGGCCGACATCCCGATCAGCGACATTCGATCGCATCTGACCGATCCCGGCTGCTTCGTGTGGGTGGCGCTCAAGGACCCGGCGCCGGAAGAATTTGAACGGCTTCAGGAAGAGTTCAACCTGCACGAACTGGCGGTGGAGGACGCGAGCCGGGGCCACCAGCGCCCGAAAATTGAGGAGTACGGTTCTTCCATCTTCGTCGTGCTCCACATGATTGAAGCCGAGGGCGACGAACTGCTGACGGGCGAGGTCGCGATCTTCGTCGGTCCCCAGTATGTGGTATCGGTGCGGCGCAACTCGCGCCAGGGTTTCACCGAAGTTCGCCGCCGATGCGAGGAGGAGCCCGACCTCCTCAAGCACGGGCCGGCCTACGTGCTGTACGCGCTGATGGACACGGTGGTCGATCGGTACTTTCCGCTCATCGATCGGTTGACGCGGGAAATCGAGGACATCGAGGAGCGTATCTTCGCGAGCAACACCACACGGGCGCAGGTGGAAGCGCTGTATACGTTCAAACAGCGCCTCATGGTGCTGGACCATGCGATCAATCCGTTGCTGGAAGTCACCAGCAAGCTTCACGGTGGGCGTGTGCCGCCCCTGTGCGCAGGACTTCAGGACTATTTTCGCGACGTTTATGACCACTTGCAGCGCCTCAAGCAGTCCACCGACAACTTGCGCGACATGGTGAGCACGGCGCTTTCAGTCAATCTGTCGCTGATTACGCTGCAGGAGAACGAAGTCACGAAGCGGCTGGCGGCTTATGCCGCGCTTGTGGCGGTGCCCACGATGATCGCCGGCGTGTATGGCATGAATTTCAGGCACATGCCGGAGCTGAATTCACCCTACGGCTACCCGTTGACGGTGGCAGCGATGGTGGCCATTGACCTCTATCTCGTGTTTCGGTTCCGGAAAGCGAAATGGCTATGA
- a CDS encoding superoxide dismutase has protein sequence MSMTRRELLSTVGAAAVAAVASPSLTAFDQAPAPAGPYTLAPLPYPAAALEPHIDAQTMTIHHDRHHQTYVTGLNTALAKEPAVAGRSLEDLLRNLGTVPEGIRTAVQNHGGGHFNHMQFWTLMAPNAGGAPTGAAAAAITSTFGSFETFRDRFNQAAASRFGSGWAWLSDEKGKLVIHSTANQDTPLAEGRKPIIGLDVWEHAYYLKYQNRRAEYVSAFWNVINWTEVNRRLAS, from the coding sequence ATGTCCATGACACGACGAGAGCTTCTTTCGACGGTCGGCGCCGCCGCAGTCGCCGCCGTAGCGTCACCCAGCCTTACTGCCTTTGACCAGGCTCCCGCACCGGCCGGGCCATATACGCTGGCACCCCTGCCGTATCCGGCGGCCGCACTCGAGCCGCATATCGATGCGCAGACGATGACGATTCACCATGATCGGCATCATCAGACCTATGTGACCGGGCTCAATACCGCGTTGGCGAAAGAGCCGGCCGTGGCCGGCCGCTCACTCGAAGACCTGCTGCGCAATCTGGGCACGGTGCCCGAGGGCATCCGGACGGCCGTGCAGAATCACGGCGGTGGGCACTTCAACCACATGCAATTCTGGACGCTGATGGCGCCCAACGCCGGCGGCGCCCCCACGGGCGCAGCGGCTGCCGCCATCACCAGCACCTTCGGCAGTTTCGAAACGTTTCGCGATCGCTTTAACCAGGCGGCCGCGTCACGGTTCGGCAGTGGGTGGGCCTGGCTGAGCGACGAGAAAGGCAAACTTGTGATTCACAGCACGGCCAATCAGGACACGCCGCTCGCGGAAGGGCGCAAGCCGATCATCGGCCTTGATGTCTGGGAACACGCGTACTACCTGAAATACCAGAACCGTCGTGCCGAATACGTCAGCGCGTTCTGGAACGTGATCAACTGGACCGAAGTGAATCGCCGACTGGCGTCTTGA